The following proteins are co-located in the Atribacterota bacterium genome:
- a CDS encoding M48 family metalloprotease: MKTNRKNMKKRISNQAKFYSAISILFITILFLTFILSVNGADRDFEKEEKIGRKLAERIEKRYDLVEDIDNLKRIEKIGEHLKKISEIKEINYHFNIINQEGVNAFAFPGGFIYITSDLLDYVHSDDELAAIIAHEMGHVICQHSIKQMQDNRKMKLVELFAVLLTGDPAVGLIGELTTITVLNNYRREYEEEADLTALELLNKSPDYHPVALLTFFERVHSKDYFKPNINLGIFQTHPNIDYRIENIKKYLNDNNIKIERRLTTEYFNLEGIIRIKKDSIVSTIILNDKEILRFTGNDVEKINRKTTSIIEKLEETLRVDLNSYSITIYSGNDLSSLSIDGKVIVSLSKEEVSLQGFEHSEVIENMKKAISSILWELKLQLPVLLFGD, encoded by the coding sequence ATGAAAACCAATAGAAAAAATATGAAGAAAAGAATATCAAATCAAGCTAAATTTTATTCTGCAATAAGTATATTATTTATTACTATACTCTTTCTTACTTTTATATTATCAGTAAATGGAGCAGATCGTGATTTCGAGAAAGAGGAAAAAATTGGCCGAAAATTAGCTGAAAGAATTGAAAAACGATATGATTTGGTGGAAGATATTGATAATTTGAAGAGAATAGAAAAAATTGGTGAGCATTTAAAAAAAATATCTGAAATAAAGGAAATAAATTATCACTTTAATATTATAAACCAGGAAGGAGTAAACGCATTTGCCTTTCCTGGCGGGTTTATTTATATCACATCTGATTTGCTTGATTATGTACACTCAGATGATGAGTTAGCAGCAATTATCGCCCATGAAATGGGACATGTTATTTGCCAGCACTCTATAAAGCAGATGCAGGATAATCGAAAAATGAAATTAGTTGAACTTTTTGCGGTTCTTTTAACTGGAGATCCTGCCGTAGGATTAATAGGAGAACTAACTACAATTACTGTGTTGAATAATTACCGTAGAGAATATGAAGAAGAAGCAGATTTAACCGCTTTAGAATTACTCAACAAAAGCCCTGATTATCATCCTGTAGCGCTGTTGACATTTTTTGAGAGAGTCCATAGCAAAGACTATTTTAAGCCAAATATAAATTTAGGAATATTCCAAACTCACCCGAATATTGATTACAGAATAGAAAATATAAAGAAGTATTTGAATGACAACAATATTAAGATAGAACGCCGTTTAACTACTGAATACTTTAATTTAGAGGGTATTATTAGAATAAAGAAAGACAGTATTGTTTCTACGATAATCCTAAATGATAAAGAAATATTACGTTTTACAGGAAATGATGTAGAGAAAATAAACAGGAAAACAACCAGTATAATAGAAAAATTAGAGGAAACACTAAGAGTAGATTTAAATTCTTATAGTATTACAATATACTCAGGTAATGATCTAAGCAGTTTAAGTATTGATGGCAAAGTCATTGTATCCTTAAGCAAAGAAGAGGTCTCATTGCAGGGATTCGAACATAGTGAAGTAATCGAAAATATGAAAAAAGCTATTTCAAGTATACTATGGGAGTTAAAGTTACAGTTACCGGTATTGTTATTTGGTGACTAA
- a CDS encoding sodium-dependent transporter, whose amino-acid sequence MSDNGRGQWQSRAGFIAAAAGSAIGLGNIWRFPYITGRYGGGAFVLVYILLLIFIGYPVMTSELVLGRKTEKNPVGAYSALAPGSPWIIVGFMGVLAGFIILSYYSVVAGWSLSYIFKSGAYMAAGSDAANIFVGSISSTFGGIFWHTLFMAICIGIVYGGVENGIEKWSKILMPVLLLLLIVLIIRSVTLPGAGEGLSFYLRPDFSAFNAEGFLAALGQVFFTLSLGMGCMITYGSYLKKDEDIPLNAKYVVTFDTVIALLAGFVIFPAVFAFGLEPATGPGLTFITLPAVFSQMGAAGHIFGTIFFILLTVAALTSAISLLEVVAAYFIDEIKWNRKKATIGMGIAIWILGIFPSLGYSSLSHVKLIKGFDILDSFDFFANNVLLPLGGLLIAIFIGWFWGTDKALEEANHGAGTKIGASYSFLIKYVVPIAVFVVFLNSIGILG is encoded by the coding sequence ATGAGTGATAATGGAAGAGGACAATGGCAGTCACGAGCTGGCTTTATTGCTGCTGCTGCCGGTTCGGCTATCGGATTAGGAAATATATGGCGTTTTCCGTATATTACCGGTAGGTATGGTGGTGGAGCATTTGTATTAGTTTATATTCTTTTGTTAATATTTATCGGTTATCCTGTAATGACCTCTGAATTAGTATTAGGCCGTAAAACTGAAAAAAACCCTGTCGGAGCTTATAGTGCCCTGGCACCAGGTAGTCCTTGGATAATCGTTGGATTTATGGGTGTCCTTGCTGGATTCATCATCCTTTCCTACTACTCAGTAGTGGCGGGATGGTCCCTTTCTTATATCTTTAAATCCGGAGCTTACATGGCTGCAGGTTCTGATGCCGCTAATATCTTTGTAGGTTCAATTTCATCAACTTTTGGAGGTATCTTCTGGCATACACTATTTATGGCTATCTGTATTGGTATTGTCTATGGCGGAGTTGAAAATGGAATTGAAAAATGGTCAAAAATTTTAATGCCTGTATTGCTTTTGTTGCTTATAGTACTGATAATTCGTTCTGTGACTTTACCTGGCGCAGGAGAGGGTTTGTCCTTCTATCTGAGACCGGATTTCAGCGCATTTAATGCCGAAGGTTTCTTGGCAGCTCTGGGACAGGTATTCTTTACTTTAAGCCTTGGGATGGGCTGTATGATAACCTATGGTAGTTACCTTAAGAAAGATGAAGATATTCCTTTAAATGCTAAGTATGTTGTAACTTTTGATACAGTTATTGCCCTGCTAGCAGGTTTTGTTATTTTCCCGGCAGTATTTGCATTTGGATTAGAACCTGCCACAGGACCTGGTCTTACATTTATAACATTACCGGCAGTTTTTTCCCAAATGGGAGCAGCTGGTCACATTTTTGGTACTATCTTCTTTATACTGTTAACTGTAGCAGCCTTAACATCTGCAATTTCTCTCCTGGAAGTTGTTGCTGCCTACTTTATTGATGAAATTAAATGGAATCGTAAAAAAGCGACAATTGGCATGGGAATAGCAATCTGGATTCTTGGTATATTCCCTTCACTGGGATACAGCAGTTTGTCCCATGTAAAACTAATAAAAGGATTTGATATATTAGACTCCTTTGACTTTTTTGCCAATAATGTCCTGTTGCCTTTAGGCGGATTGCTGATAGCTATCTTTATTGGATGGTTCTGGGGTACTGACAAGGCTCTGGAAGAAGCAAATCATGGAGCAGGTACAAAAATTGGAGCAAGCTACTCTTTCTTAATCAAATATGTAGTTCCAATTGCAGTATTTGTTGTTTTCTTAAACAGTATAGGAATTCTTGGATAA